A region from the Campylobacter subantarcticus LMG 24377 genome encodes:
- the flgL gene encoding flagellar hook-associated protein FlgL: MRISNQYNFYTSIQSYNDGQSLLNKYNLQLQTGQLIQHSWENANTYINGSRLEYELANIGQVIQGTQSAMELARNTDTALKNITELLEKFKTLLTKAASDGNSKESREAIAKELQLVRDSIVNIANTSINGQYLFGGSNSANKPFDKYGNYSGNKDNIYVVSGAGTQIPYNIPGWDLFFKPDSNINKIISTNVSFKDNRYTTSPENEKILDGESKFSHLIGQNYVQNGELDPDKHFDSNYEEKLPFPHSSMYVQGVRPDGTSFKATLDIDPDAKIDDVLNNIGKLYGNTEGNKVVDVTINDSGQIEIKSLKEGSSSLDFHAVAMTPQLQDAEQIKALKAAADAEGISMEDVTDRIMQAAHGGNLNNTRSPVTIEVNNQQFTVDIHKTDFIKSNINGNKTNGADFDVPFEKDGNTVFGNVSQVVKGTSEYATDSTKLSEVVANANGSMQGQRLQMEITSKNGRTYNVTIDLGNSTVSYPDPNNPGQNISFPITHSQYNEATETASGVQTRPEDITYGQLNDIIGMFASGNVPTATINVNNGVVDDAGFQTIQQNISDSKGFVEVSMDYKGRISITDKFSSNTNIGLTIKDSNSNSNFPPAGEIRNGSGFVFSANNSLTIDEPNIDLIKDLDEMIDAVLNGTMRADSEGSDPRNTGLQGALERIDHLQEHVRKMQTTIGAYTNNIEETNKRMTFLNINVASIKSGVTDADYGQTYMMFMQTMVSYQAMLSATSKISQMSLLNYM; this comes from the coding sequence ATGAGAATTAGCAATCAGTATAATTTCTATACATCTATACAAAGTTACAATGATGGACAGTCTTTGTTGAATAAATATAATTTACAATTACAAACAGGTCAGCTTATTCAACACTCTTGGGAAAATGCTAATACTTATATTAATGGTTCAAGATTAGAGTATGAGCTAGCTAATATAGGTCAGGTAATTCAAGGAACTCAATCTGCTATGGAGTTAGCAAGAAATACAGATACAGCATTAAAAAATATTACAGAGCTTTTGGAGAAATTTAAAACACTTTTAACTAAAGCCGCAAGTGATGGTAATTCTAAAGAATCTAGAGAGGCTATTGCAAAAGAACTGCAACTTGTGAGAGATTCTATTGTAAATATTGCAAATACTAGTATTAATGGACAATATTTATTTGGTGGATCAAATAGTGCAAACAAACCTTTTGATAAATATGGAAATTATTCTGGTAATAAAGATAATATTTATGTTGTAAGTGGAGCAGGAACCCAAATTCCTTATAATATTCCAGGTTGGGATTTATTTTTTAAACCTGATTCAAATATCAATAAAATTATATCTACTAATGTTTCTTTTAAAGATAATCGTTATACAACTTCTCCTGAAAATGAAAAAATTTTAGATGGAGAGTCTAAATTTTCACATCTTATAGGACAAAATTATGTCCAAAATGGTGAACTCGATCCAGATAAACATTTTGACAGTAATTATGAGGAAAAACTTCCCTTTCCGCACTCATCAATGTATGTTCAAGGGGTAAGACCCGATGGAACAAGTTTTAAAGCTACTTTAGATATAGATCCTGATGCGAAAATAGATGATGTGTTAAATAACATAGGTAAACTATATGGTAACACAGAAGGCAACAAAGTAGTAGATGTAACGATTAATGATAGTGGTCAAATTGAAATCAAAAGCTTAAAAGAGGGAAGTAGTTCTTTAGACTTTCATGCAGTTGCTATGACTCCGCAGCTTCAAGATGCAGAGCAAATTAAAGCTTTAAAAGCCGCTGCAGATGCTGAAGGTATCAGCATGGAAGATGTGACCGATCGTATCATGCAAGCCGCACATGGAGGGAATTTAAATAACACAAGAAGTCCGGTTACTATCGAGGTTAATAACCAACAATTTACTGTAGATATACACAAAACAGACTTTATAAAAAGCAATATCAATGGCAATAAAACCAATGGAGCTGATTTTGATGTGCCTTTTGAAAAAGATGGTAATACTGTTTTTGGTAATGTTTCTCAAGTGGTGAAAGGAACAAGCGAATACGCAACAGATAGTACAAAGCTTAGTGAAGTAGTTGCAAATGCCAATGGTAGCATGCAAGGTCAGCGACTCCAAATGGAGATTACTTCTAAAAATGGACGAACTTATAATGTAACTATTGATTTAGGAAATTCAACAGTAAGCTACCCTGATCCAAATAATCCAGGTCAAAACATAAGTTTTCCTATCACTCATTCTCAATACAATGAAGCAACTGAAACTGCAAGCGGGGTGCAAACAAGACCTGAGGATATTACTTATGGTCAATTAAATGATATTATAGGTATGTTTGCTAGCGGTAATGTTCCTACTGCAACTATAAATGTAAATAATGGCGTTGTTGATGATGCTGGGTTTCAAACTATTCAACAAAATATAAGCGACTCTAAGGGTTTTGTTGAAGTCAGTATGGATTATAAAGGTCGTATCAGCATTACTGATAAATTTTCAAGTAATACTAATATAGGTCTTACTATTAAAGATTCAAATTCAAATAGCAACTTTCCTCCAGCAGGAGAAATACGCAATGGATCAGGTTTTGTATTTAGTGCAAATAATTCTTTGACTATTGATGAACCAAATATTGATCTAATTAAAGACTTAGATGAGATGATTGATGCGGTTTTAAATGGCACTATGAGAGCTGATTCAGAAGGAAGTGATCCTAGAAATACAGGTTTGCAAGGAGCGTTAGAGAGAATTGATCACTTGCAAGAGCATGTTAGAAAAATGCAAACTACCATCGGTGCGTATACAAATAATATAGAAGAAACTAACAAAAGAATGACTTTTTTAAATATCAATGTAGCTTCTATAAAAAGTGGTGTAACTGATGCTGATTATGGGCAAACTTATATGATGTTTATGCAAACTATGGTTTCATACCAAGCAATGCTTTCAGCAACTTCTAAAATTTCTCAAATGAGTTTATTGAACTACATGTAA
- a CDS encoding protein kinase domain-containing protein: MEYTDFILEKYIKNYNQKLSNGERISLDYQVLKGIEILWNNNILHRDISFNNILLKLYDNIYPVIKISDFRLAKEINSDLTSIDTEIKGSLNDFSTLKIKGFNEYNIKDELYALTQVLYFIATGKKNVKKANCDFLKKGIGEDKENRYK, from the coding sequence ATGGAGTATACTGATTTCATTTTAGAAAAATATATAAAAAATTATAACCAAAAGCTTTCAAACGGTGAAAGAATTTCCTTAGATTATCAAGTGCTCAAAGGGATTGAAATTCTATGGAACAATAATATATTACATAGGGACATTAGTTTTAATAATATCTTGCTGAAGTTATATGATAATATTTATCCTGTGATAAAAATTTCTGATTTTAGATTAGCAAAAGAAATTAATAGCGATTTAACAAGTATTGATACAGAAATAAAAGGAAGTTTAAATGATTTTTCTACCTTGAAAATTAAAGGTTTTAATGAGTATAACATTAAAGATGAGCTTTATGCGTTAACTCAAGTCTTGTATTTTATAGCTACAGGCAAAAAGAATGTAAAAAAAGCAAATTGTGATTTTTTAAAAAAAGGAATTGGTGAAGACAAGGAAAACAGATATAAATAA
- a CDS encoding DUF262 domain-containing protein, translated as MSDIKSINDLFGLNFVIPSYQRGYRWDEIQVRDLLEDIWNFCEKEDDKKDSFYCLQPIIVKKYEQDEKNIN; from the coding sequence ATGAGTGATATTAAATCAATAAATGATTTATTTGGGTTGAATTTTGTAATTCCATCTTATCAAAGGGGTTATAGATGGGATGAAATACAAGTTAGAGATTTATTAGAAGATATATGGAATTTTTGTGAAAAAGAAGATGATAAGAAAGATAGTTTTTATTGCTTACAGCCGATTATTGTAAAAAAATACGAACAAGATGAAAAAAATATAAATTAG
- a CDS encoding GmrSD restriction endonuclease domain-containing protein, producing MILSHFKLYMDDSRYESFKIEYETREDSKDFLENIQERYKTNEKELNIDFYYMSKAYEYIEKWFSENNNRRQEFFRILTSQNNIAKNVRIIWHEIEDNEDEREVFSRINNGKIPLTNAELIKALFLNSNNFKKEEVDLRQIEISKEWDEMEYALQNNEFWRFLTSDEDYPARIELLFKTYYKIKKDEKYEDSYAIYRFFSEELNFENDKFKQLDEIWLEVKKIFLTFKYWYENHKLYHLIGYLNVLNVLNVLENKESEKSLVNLYKESSKKSKEDFMLFIEEQISKRVNVKNISEIKEMSYEYNKKEIKKILLLFNIATYLESDIRFSFDKFISEKWSLEHINPQSRFTIKSKDEKKQWIKEIIDVLKLLQDDNSNEQTTSLLKKLINNINENIDDKKFADITNDVFEYFSPEDKHSIANLTLLSLDTNSRLSNHIFAIKRNKLKEDEKNGKFIPLCTKNVFMKYYSEKFDDVKNIYFWTSSDQDSYLKAIEEKIKIFIKNGE from the coding sequence ATGATTCTTTCTCATTTTAAATTATATATGGATGATAGTAGATATGAATCATTTAAAATAGAATATGAAACTAGAGAAGATAGTAAAGATTTTTTAGAAAATATACAAGAAAGATACAAAACAAATGAAAAAGAATTAAATATTGATTTTTATTATATGAGTAAGGCTTATGAATATATTGAAAAATGGTTTAGTGAAAATAACAACAGAAGGCAAGAATTTTTTAGAATTTTAACATCACAAAATAATATAGCAAAAAATGTGAGAATTATATGGCATGAAATAGAAGATAATGAAGATGAAAGGGAAGTATTCTCAAGAATAAATAATGGAAAAATTCCATTAACTAATGCCGAATTAATCAAAGCCTTATTTTTAAATAGCAATAACTTTAAAAAAGAAGAAGTTGATTTAAGACAAATTGAAATTTCTAAAGAATGGGATGAAATGGAATATGCCTTACAAAACAACGAATTTTGGAGATTTTTAACTAGCGATGAAGATTATCCAGCAAGAATAGAGCTTTTGTTTAAAACTTACTATAAAATAAAAAAAGATGAAAAATATGAAGACTCTTATGCAATTTATAGATTTTTTTCTGAAGAATTAAATTTTGAAAATGATAAATTTAAACAATTAGATGAAATTTGGCTAGAAGTTAAAAAAATATTTTTAACATTTAAATATTGGTATGAAAATCATAAGTTATATCATTTAATAGGCTATTTAAATGTTTTAAATGTTTTAAATGTTTTAGAAAACAAAGAAAGCGAAAAATCACTAGTTAATCTTTATAAAGAATCTTCAAAAAAGAGCAAAGAGGATTTTATGCTATTTATAGAGGAGCAAATTAGTAAGCGTGTAAATGTAAAAAATATAAGTGAAATAAAGGAAATGAGCTATGAATATAATAAAAAGGAGATAAAGAAGATATTATTGCTATTTAACATAGCTACATACTTAGAGAGTGATATAAGATTTTCATTTGATAAATTTATATCAGAAAAATGGAGCTTAGAGCACATAAATCCTCAAAGCAGATTTACCATAAAAAGCAAAGATGAAAAAAAACAATGGATAAAAGAAATTATTGATGTTTTAAAATTACTTCAAGATGATAATTCGAATGAACAAACAACTTCATTATTAAAAAAACTTATTAATAATATAAATGAAAACATTGATGATAAAAAATTTGCTGATATAACTAATGATGTTTTTGAATATTTTAGTCCTGAAGATAAACATAGTATAGCTAATTTGACTTTGCTTTCGCTTGATACAAATAGTAGGCTTAGCAATCATATATTTGCTATTAAAAGAAATAAATTAAAAGAAGATGAAAAAAATGGAAAATTCATCCCTTTATGCACTAAAAATGTGTTTATGAAGTATTATAGTGAAAAATTTGATGATGTAAAAAATATTTATTTTTGGACTAGTAGTGATCAAGATTCGTATTTAAAAGCTATTGAAGAAAAAATCAAAATTTTTATAAAAAATGGAGAATAA
- a CDS encoding DNA translocase FtsK: MAVFACIFASLIFASAFLQDKGYIASAMFVILDGIFGKIGSLILVILLLAFAFSISFPQIIKDVFKIELDFDFYLKLETLIKNKIFGFFGGDKYENETKEEQEKLKQELLIKEKKEEFVKKEELPKQEAQESKKFNLEDLKNQELEEVIISEEDKKLSSSYIHELSEPIANFAQKASQINIKENEMTPEEYLSKYKNNSEDIYTQTLKSKNLDEPSYKRRNMDFNENKEEVIEENSLFAKELKEREQMLQKAKLLEEYKALQKEKILEELNEDFKKIEELNALEAQKEAEFKKIQNKTRFLGVKDFKDEDFIPQNEVKELDFSEDDFTKPVGIEELRSKKNYESPFVIEEVQNEVKEEKNPFEIIQKPIAEVIENKTHHSITNEVSENKALLKDLDFGNFEKPKDFSLPPLDFLTMPKEGKSEINEEEIDRKIYDLLEKLRRFKIGGDVVRTYTGPVVTTFEFRPAADVKVSKILSLQDDLAMALKAQTIRIQAPIPGKDVVGIEVPNEQIDTIYLREILESDVFKNSSSPLTIALGKDIVGDPFVTNLKKLPHLLIAGTTGSGKSVGINSMLLSLLYRNSPKTLRLMMIDPKMLEFSIYNDIPHLLTPVITDPKKAVNALSNMVAEMERRYRLMADAKTKNIENYNEKIKEQGGEILPFIVVIIDELADLMMTAGKDVEFYIGRLAQMARASGIHLIVATQRPSVDVVTGVVKANLPSRISYKVGQKIDSKVILDSMGAESLLGRGDCLFTPPGMSGLVRLHAPFASENEIENIVEFLKAQQVVEYDESFLKDDSQDGVYKRSEIDDGELDDLYEEAKAVILEDRKTSISYLQRRLKIGYNRAANIIEQLSQMGVLSEPDAKGQREIL, from the coding sequence ATGGCTGTTTTTGCTTGTATTTTTGCTTCGCTTATTTTTGCTTCAGCATTCTTGCAAGATAAAGGCTATATAGCTTCTGCTATGTTTGTGATTTTAGATGGAATTTTTGGAAAAATTGGTAGTTTAATCTTGGTAATTTTGCTTTTAGCTTTTGCTTTTAGTATTTCTTTTCCGCAAATTATAAAAGATGTGTTTAAAATAGAGCTTGATTTTGATTTTTATTTAAAGCTAGAAACTTTAATTAAAAATAAAATTTTTGGCTTTTTTGGTGGCGATAAGTATGAAAATGAAACCAAAGAAGAGCAAGAAAAACTCAAACAAGAGCTTTTAATCAAAGAGAAAAAAGAAGAATTTGTTAAAAAAGAAGAACTACCAAAGCAAGAGGCTCAAGAAAGTAAAAAATTCAACCTCGAAGATTTGAAAAATCAAGAATTAGAAGAAGTGATAATTAGCGAAGAGGATAAAAAATTAAGCTCAAGTTATATTCATGAACTTTCAGAACCTATCGCAAATTTTGCACAAAAAGCCAGCCAAATAAATATAAAGGAAAATGAAATGACCCCTGAAGAGTATTTGTCAAAATATAAAAATAATAGTGAAGATATTTATACTCAAACTTTAAAAAGTAAAAATTTAGATGAGCCAAGTTATAAAAGACGCAACATGGATTTCAATGAAAATAAAGAAGAAGTGATAGAAGAAAATTCTTTGTTTGCTAAAGAACTTAAAGAGCGTGAGCAAATGTTACAAAAAGCTAAATTATTAGAAGAATATAAAGCCTTGCAAAAAGAAAAAATTTTAGAAGAGCTTAATGAGGATTTTAAAAAAATCGAAGAATTAAACGCCTTAGAGGCACAAAAAGAGGCTGAGTTTAAAAAAATCCAAAATAAAACTAGGTTTTTAGGGGTGAAAGATTTTAAAGATGAAGATTTTATCCCACAAAATGAAGTAAAAGAATTAGATTTTAGTGAAGATGATTTTACTAAGCCTGTTGGCATAGAAGAGCTAAGAAGTAAAAAAAATTATGAAAGTCCTTTTGTGATAGAAGAAGTGCAAAATGAAGTTAAAGAAGAAAAAAATCCATTTGAAATTATCCAAAAGCCTATAGCGGAAGTAATAGAAAATAAAACACACCATTCTATCACTAATGAAGTGAGTGAAAATAAAGCTTTATTAAAAGATCTTGACTTTGGAAATTTTGAAAAGCCAAAAGATTTTTCTTTACCACCTTTAGATTTTTTAACTATGCCAAAAGAAGGCAAAAGTGAAATCAATGAAGAAGAGATTGATAGAAAAATTTATGATTTACTTGAAAAATTAAGACGCTTTAAAATAGGTGGCGATGTGGTTAGAACTTATACAGGACCTGTTGTTACCACTTTTGAATTCCGCCCTGCAGCTGATGTAAAGGTGAGTAAAATTTTATCTTTGCAAGATGATTTAGCTATGGCTTTAAAAGCGCAAACTATAAGAATTCAAGCCCCGATACCAGGTAAAGATGTGGTTGGTATAGAGGTACCAAATGAGCAAATCGACACGATTTATCTAAGAGAAATTCTAGAAAGCGATGTATTCAAAAACTCTAGCTCACCTTTAACTATAGCTTTGGGTAAAGATATAGTAGGCGATCCTTTTGTGACAAATCTTAAAAAACTTCCTCATCTTTTAATAGCGGGAACAACAGGAAGCGGTAAAAGTGTAGGGATTAACTCTATGCTTTTATCTTTGCTTTATAGAAATTCACCAAAAACTTTAAGACTTATGATGATAGATCCTAAGATGCTTGAATTTAGCATTTATAATGATATACCACATTTACTTACCCCGGTTATCACTGATCCTAAAAAGGCGGTTAATGCATTATCAAATATGGTAGCTGAAATGGAGCGAAGATACCGCTTGATGGCTGATGCAAAAACTAAAAACATCGAAAATTATAATGAAAAAATCAAAGAACAAGGCGGAGAGATCTTGCCATTTATCGTGGTGATCATCGATGAATTAGCTGACTTGATGATGACAGCGGGTAAAGATGTGGAATTTTATATAGGTCGTTTAGCACAAATGGCAAGAGCTAGCGGAATCCACTTAATCGTAGCTACTCAACGCCCTTCGGTAGATGTGGTTACTGGGGTTGTAAAAGCGAATTTACCAAGTAGGATTTCCTATAAAGTAGGACAAAAAATAGACTCTAAGGTTATTTTGGATTCTATGGGTGCTGAGAGTTTGTTAGGACGCGGGGATTGTTTATTTACCCCTCCTGGTATGAGTGGTTTGGTGCGTTTACATGCTCCTTTTGCAAGTGAAAATGAAATCGAAAATATCGTAGAATTTTTAAAAGCTCAACAAGTAGTTGAATATGATGAAAGCTTTTTGAAAGATGACAGTCAAGATGGGGTTTATAAAAGAAGCGAAATAGATGATGGGGAATTAGATGATCTTTATGAAGAAGCAAAAGCAGTGATTTTAGAAGATAGAAAAACAAGTATTTCATATCTGCAAAGACGCTTAAAAATAGGCTATAACCGCGCAGCAAACATCATAGAACAACTTTCTCAAATGGGTGTTTTAAGCGAACCTGATGCAAAAGGGCAAAGAGAAATTTTATAA
- a CDS encoding SIR2 family protein has protein sequence MKKEQYEVFLNTSIKNIKKALDENYLSIFAGAGISANSRLPTWSKLIEDISKELYGNEKYSEYNLVLAEKFYNQFGENYYYQKLSEFIPNNKQPNDLHKKIVKLNLKNLITTNWDNLFEKAIDEEGCFYNIIKKDEDIGFATGFSKLIKMHGSLEDQNIVFKEDDYLKYSDNFPLIENYIKGIFSTDLVVLMGYSLSDSNVKQIISWVNSKASNIKPVYLVKINKKFDKLEFDFYKNKNIYILYLDEIYKKNDYEQFLYDFFFKNEINNSIDNVLNLFFNDIDENCLILNKLNNQEINDKVEEFLQKYRNCKFVILKSFVKDFKNYFTLDTKDISFDIDCISINNKKLINFVDEKNYKAIANLTKTLIYINNKYIKPDYKDKKDIENILYFNYDNIEKEIKELSLKDLSDEEELNLAFWLYQNEHYIQSYNTLKRVSKNAFKNKDYTTWFISEINRKNFIFKGVTKENEEQIRTYLKEMNKIDADELYLKLPKKNRLEVKSLKELDSYIDKNLIKINELQEKISRDYNNYKNGGFNINNNIYLISNIFQKILNIEIDLKLMCSLESIYDNVVKSFLIYSANEGLQKEKNKEENISIDIDIYLFSFAIKYVENQDLKNIFDKYFKQSYVLKLDNNEDINKIYKNICKNFITQGFITTKYSKLFDNFLAFSSWINLTQENFNLIIDNFNEKLENNLLGISQYDGMNYFLSNQYQKNKNLDFSNITNIIKKYINAFLSGRFGGYNTLALQRSNMFYSVFNILINKKIKLEDSFNTKISEFITNLKNKNINDKYYYTIYLLRLLSYIVIEVTQQEIDDFNREIYNQVKNENKDLYTLELGFCLYSDKKIPKEEYKKEFFEIKKRTKEEYDKKISKMELNNLGEIMSILDFIEQNEKKIFGEDNE, from the coding sequence ATGAAGAAAGAACAATATGAAGTATTTTTAAATACTAGTATTAAAAATATTAAAAAAGCGCTCGATGAAAATTATTTAAGTATATTTGCAGGAGCTGGCATAAGTGCTAATTCTCGCTTACCTACTTGGAGTAAACTTATAGAAGATATTTCAAAAGAACTTTATGGCAACGAAAAATATTCTGAATATAATTTAGTTTTAGCAGAAAAATTTTATAATCAGTTTGGAGAAAATTATTATTATCAAAAGCTAAGCGAATTTATTCCTAATAATAAACAACCAAACGACTTGCATAAAAAAATAGTAAAATTAAATCTAAAAAATCTTATCACTACTAATTGGGATAATCTATTTGAAAAAGCAATAGATGAGGAAGGTTGTTTTTATAATATTATAAAAAAAGATGAAGATATAGGATTTGCAACTGGATTTTCAAAGCTTATTAAAATGCATGGGAGTTTAGAAGATCAAAATATAGTTTTTAAAGAAGATGATTATCTAAAATATTCTGATAATTTTCCCTTAATAGAAAATTATATCAAAGGTATTTTTTCTACTGATTTGGTAGTTTTAATGGGATATTCGCTTAGTGATAGCAATGTAAAACAAATCATTTCATGGGTAAATTCTAAAGCTAGCAACATAAAACCTGTATATCTTGTCAAAATAAATAAAAAATTTGATAAATTAGAATTTGATTTTTATAAAAATAAAAATATTTATATTTTATATTTAGATGAAATATATAAAAAAAATGATTATGAACAATTTTTATATGATTTCTTTTTTAAAAATGAAATTAATAATTCTATTGACAATGTATTAAATTTATTTTTTAACGATATTGATGAAAATTGTTTAATTTTGAATAAATTAAACAATCAAGAGATAAATGACAAAGTAGAAGAATTTTTACAAAAATATAGAAATTGCAAATTTGTAATTTTAAAATCTTTTGTAAAAGATTTTAAAAATTATTTCACATTGGATACAAAAGATATTAGCTTTGATATTGATTGTATATCAATAAATAATAAAAAATTAATTAACTTTGTTGATGAAAAAAACTACAAAGCAATAGCTAATTTAACCAAAACTTTAATTTACATAAACAATAAATACATAAAACCTGATTATAAAGATAAAAAAGATATAGAAAATATTTTATATTTCAATTATGATAATATAGAAAAAGAAATAAAAGAACTTTCATTGAAAGATCTAAGTGATGAAGAAGAACTAAACTTAGCTTTTTGGCTTTATCAAAATGAACATTATATACAATCTTATAATACTCTAAAAAGAGTATCTAAAAATGCTTTTAAAAATAAAGATTATACTACTTGGTTTATAAGTGAAATAAATAGAAAAAATTTTATTTTTAAAGGTGTAACCAAAGAAAATGAAGAACAAATAAGAACTTATTTAAAAGAGATGAATAAAATTGATGCAGATGAGCTTTATTTAAAATTACCTAAAAAGAATAGATTAGAGGTCAAATCTTTAAAAGAGCTAGATAGCTATATAGATAAAAACTTGATTAAAATTAACGAATTACAAGAAAAAATTTCAAGAGATTATAATAACTATAAAAATGGTGGTTTTAATATAAATAATAATATATATCTAATCAGTAATATTTTTCAAAAAATACTTAACATAGAAATAGATTTAAAACTTATGTGTTCTTTAGAATCTATATATGACAATGTTGTAAAGTCATTTTTAATTTATTCGGCTAATGAAGGATTGCAAAAAGAAAAAAATAAAGAAGAAAATATATCTATCGACATAGATATATATTTATTTAGCTTTGCCATTAAGTATGTTGAAAATCAAGATTTAAAAAATATTTTTGATAAATATTTTAAGCAAAGCTATGTATTAAAATTAGACAATAATGAAGATATAAATAAGATCTATAAAAATATTTGTAAAAATTTTATTACTCAAGGATTTATTACAACTAAATATAGTAAATTATTTGATAATTTTTTAGCATTTAGCTCTTGGATAAATTTAACTCAAGAAAATTTTAATCTAATTATAGATAATTTTAATGAAAAATTAGAAAATAATTTATTAGGAATTTCTCAATATGATGGTATGAACTATTTTTTATCTAATCAATACCAAAAAAATAAAAATTTAGATTTCTCTAATATAACTAATATTATTAAAAAATATATAAATGCGTTTTTAAGTGGTAGATTTGGTGGTTATAATACATTAGCTTTACAGCGTTCAAATATGTTTTATAGTGTTTTTAATATACTAATTAATAAAAAAATAAAATTAGAAGATAGTTTTAATACAAAAATATCAGAATTTATAACCAATTTAAAAAATAAAAATATAAATGATAAGTATTATTATACAATATACCTTTTGAGATTATTGAGTTATATTGTAATTGAAGTTACACAACAAGAAATAGATGATTTTAATCGAGAAATTTATAATCAAGTTAAAAATGAAAATAAAGATTTGTATACACTAGAATTAGGATTTTGTTTATATAGTGATAAAAAAATACCTAAAGAAGAGTATAAGAAAGAGTTCTTTGAAATCAAAAAAAGAACAAAAGAAGAGTATGATAAAAAAATATCTAAAATGGAACTTAATAATTTAGGTGAAATTATGAGCATTTTAGATTTTATAGAACAAAATGAAAAAAAGATATTTGGAGAAGATAATGAGTGA
- a CDS encoding DUF262 domain-containing protein — protein MLKNITNFKKLIEECQIKIPIIQRDYAQGRIEASVIRNKFLDNILAHLNNNKEMRLDFIYGSVKNDVFLPLDGQQRLTTIFLLYWYFGKKEDKEIDFLKKFTYETRASSREFCQKINTRRI, from the coding sequence ATGCTTAAAAATATTACCAATTTTAAAAAATTAATTGAAGAATGTCAAATTAAAATTCCTATTATACAGAGAGATTATGCGCAAGGAAGAATTGAGGCTAGTGTTATTAGGAATAAATTTTTAGACAATATTCTTGCACACTTGAACAATAATAAAGAAATGCGTTTAGATTTTATTTATGGAAGTGTTAAAAATGATGTTTTTTTGCCGCTTGATGGACAACAAAGACTGACTACTATTTTTTTACTTTATTGGTACTTCGGAAAAAAGGAAGATAAAGAAATAGATTTTTTAAAAAAATTTACTTATGAAACTAGAGCTAGTTCAAGAGAGTTTTGTCAAAAAATTAATACAAGAAGAATTTAA